ggCTCTGATTAACTCGGGCCTCCGGTGCCCCCCAGCAGAGATGTGGTGGCACAGATACCACGGCGAACGGGAATCGTGGAACCAGCTCCCATCAGGCTGCAGAGACGCCGGGCGGGGATGAGGAGAAGCTACGGTGATGAACACATCTGACACGCATTCCACCCAACACTCTCAAAGTCAACCCAAGGTCACGGCAGGAGCATGTAAGATGAGCTCAAGCGATAGACAGAACCAGAAAAACGAGTAGGCTGGTCTATTGAAAAGGAGTGCACACACAAGGCAGATGGCGTCCCTGACACATGTTTGATCTCTGTTGTCTGAGGGAGATTGCCTTACCTCAGTGAGCTAAAGGAGAGGAGgcgtacagtatatgaacaGAATGGGGGCTGTATTGAAGAcagggaaagagcgagagagtcaTATTGTGCCATGATACAGCTTTAGTTAATGTAATGCCAATTAAGCTGATTTGAATTTGAGTTTtggcgagagtgagagagtattCATATCAACACTCCTCTCGCTCCGCTGTGGAGCCGCATGTCACAGCCCAGAGAATGCGCCCGGGGGATCTTATCTGAACATTCTGTACTCCAAAGGTCCTTTCACAGATTTcacaaatgttttgtttgttgcctCTCTGTAACTTTTTCAGGAACCCTTTTGACCACTCTGTTACGAACAAGGCAAAAGCTCCAGGGACCTGTCCTGACACAGAACATCTCCTGTTCCTTCGTCTGAAATGGGTCGTGTTGTCTtagttactattattattagttaCAAGTTTTCATTCCTGATAAACTTGGACAGAATTTGATAGCTGGTTATGTTTGTGTccttgaacagagagagagagagagactgacacacacacacacacacacacacacacacacacacacacacacacacacacacatacacatacacacacagacaaagcagAAGGTTATAGACCTGTAAGAACTTGGAGCTGTCATAACTGCCTGGGTACCCATATGTTGTTGTGCAGATGGGTCTAAGTccgtgtggtgggggggggggtggtggtggtgggggggggggggtggggagtggtgggagggggggggggtcaccacCAAACCAGACGGCCAAGCAGGAATGGCCAACTCAGAGCGGACCTGATCAAAAAGATGATCATATTTGGTCATCTTTTCCCGATCTGTTTGGCATGTgagcaagtgtatgtgtgagagattgTAAGCTCGGATGTTATAGTCGAAATATTTCACATAATTCACTTCTGCGCTTATCCTCAATCCCTATAATAATTTTTTAACTCCAGTCAGCAGCTTTGTGCAAATCCGCCACATAGACACCACAGCAGTTATTCAGCTTGTGTTTGTTTCCCACAGTCTTCTCATCCGAGGGGGATTTTCAAAGGCTTATTTTTGTTTACTCTGAGTTTCCCCTTCTCTCCATGTTCATTTGCGTACTACATGTTCACATGTTAAAGAGTTAACGCACCCAATTGCTTGTCCTCATTTACCTATCGTATCAAAGAGGACAGTAATTCTATTACCTCAGTGGTTAAAACCAAAAACagaggacactcacacacacacacacacacgtgcgcgcgcgcgcatacaTAGACTGTTTTGTTTTACACTCAGACTACACGTGTGTGCCTTCACGGTTTCTACAGCAGCAGTGTGTTGCTTTCAGCATGATGGATATTTTCTCCGAGTGGATGCGATGAATCTGTGATGGGAGGATGAATAattgaaggaaagaaaagaaaagagaggagggatccgtgggggtgaggagaggcggaagacgtgtgtgtgttgtgtgtgtgtgtgtgtgtgtgtgtgcatgagggtgGGGGGAGTCGCAAGCATTGGGGTGTGTGTCAGAAgcgaggggggagggtggggggttgagGCGCTGGCTCCTCTCCAATGCTGACGAAAGCTGCTTAGCCCTCCCCAGTTACCATAGAGACtgtcagcagtagcagcagccagccagagtgagtgagcgagcgagagagggaggaagggagcgagagagacagagagagagggagggagcgagatagagagagggagggagggagagagggagccaaCAGCCAAGCAGGAGACAGAATCACAGgggaagtgtgagagagagcgagcggttgagagggagcgagtgagagagagagagaaacagaaagagagacggagggagggagggagcagcgTGCGCGTGAGCGAGAAAGACACACCGCGTAGAGAGCGATAAAGACGGATAAAGGAGAAGAGAACACTctccaccacagcagcaccagcagcaggagcagcaggagtaggagtagcagcaggagcaggagcaggcggaggagcggcaggagcaggagcagagatGGAGGTGCTGACGGAGAGCAGTAAGCCTCCTCCGGTGGAGCCCCAGTCATCCGGAAAGATCAACAAAGCCGCCTTCAAGCTGTTCGGCAAGCGGCGCTCGGGCGCAGGCATGGCCAGCATCTTCTCCGTGCGGAACAAAGGCGAGGGGCACGGCGGGGGCGGCGTGAAAGCGCTCGTTAGGAGCAAGACCCACGACGGCATCACGGGCgacgccacctccacctcccccgcGTGCGACGGGCCCGAGGGCACCCCGGGGAGACCCGCCGAGTCGGCCAGCAGCGAGCAGCTCCAGTCGAGCGCTACGACGGCCCCCGGACCCCCCCGCAGCTCGCTCAGCAAGTCGCTCAGCTTCTTCTCGCTGCTGAGGCGCGGCAGCGTGCGGGCAGGAGACGGGGTGGGTACGGCGGGTACAGCGGGcagcgtggggggggggcgcaggAGCCGGGGGGGGCTCAGGGGGTTCTTCAGCAGCCTGCgctggaggaggaaggagcGGCCGAGCCAGGAGgaggcggcagcggcagcgccGGCCGCCAGggaggaggcgcaggaggaggaggaggaggcgcacgCGGGAGACGTGGTCCTGACCGCCGCGCCAGCGGAGAGCGTGGAGGTCGTCACGGAGAACGTGACGCTGACGCTGGACTCGGACTCGGACCGCCCGCCGCTGACCACAGAGGAcggcgggagcgggagcgggagcgctgcagtgcattgtgggaaggCGGAGGCGGTAACTCAGGGTACACACGCGGAGTCCGGTCGGGAGTCGTCCCCGCTGCCGCACGCTGGTTTTGACCAGAGGTCTCCGGACGTCTCGCCACTCAGGGTGTCCATCAGCCGGGCGCGGGACGGCGGGGGGGGGAGGCTGGGCAGCCCGGCGCGCTTGGCGTCCGACTCGTGCCTGACCCCTCCGCTGGACCGCAGCCTGGCGGACCCGCCGTCCGAGCCGTCCGTGGACCGCCTGTGCTCCATGTTCAACGACGTCACCTCGCTCAAGAGCTTCGACTCGCTGACCGGCTGCGGCGACATCATCGCCGACGTGGAGGACGAGCCCGGTAACGGGAACGGGAACGGGAACGGGAACGGCGGGAGCGGCACGAGCAGCGGCACGGCCAGCAGCggcaccaccagcagcaacggcggaggtggaggtggacgcAGGgcgtccgagagagagagaggctccccCACCAAACCCGCCACGCTGACCTCACAGCTGCCCGCCGCCGTCTCCGCCACCCCGGTGCCCGTGTCCACCTTCCTGCCCGCTCACCAGCGCGCCCGCGCTGCCGCTAACGCTGCCGCTAACGCCGCGTCCACTGGAGCGTCCGGCGCCGGCCCCAAGAAGCCGTCCGGCGGGAAGCCGGCTGGTCAGGGCAGCGGGGTGGTGGCCTACATGGGCGGGGGCGAGGAGATGGCCAGTCCGGAGGGGGTGGACGACGCCGACATGCAGGGGCTGTGGCACATGCTGCCGCAGAAGGGCGACGATGACTCGCCCGACCTCAGCTCGCACCGCGCGCCCGTGACCTCATCAACCCGCGCCGACAAGCAGCGTCCGCCACCGGTCAAGGGGCTGGGGCTCAGCAAGATCCCTGTGTGTGGGAGCGGCCGGCCGGCCAAGCAGCCGCCCACGcggccctcccccccccccacggacAAGGAGCCAGTGGACGCGGCGCCCAGCGACGAGGGCTACTGGGACTCGCCCACGCCCGTGGCGGAGGATGAGGACGCCGGCTTCCTGCGGAGGGAGCTACGCCTGCCGCGCGAGAGCTGCTCGGGCGACGCCCTCTACGACCTGTACGACCCCGACAGCCCCGGGGCCGCCGGCTCGGACGAGGACGACCTGAGctcgccctctccctccacGGGCGACGTGAACCTCAGCCCGCAGTCGCAGTCGCAGTCGCAGTCGCAGTCGCAGGcgccctcgtcctcctcgtcctccttccTGTCCATGAAGGGCAGCACCAGCCTGCCGCGCGACTCCAAGATCCCGGTCAGCGTCCGCCACACGCCCCCGCCGCACTCGTCCAGCCAGGGAGAGCTCTCGGCCGCGGTCAGTCCCACGTCGCCAACGTCACCAACGTCACCCATGTCGCCCGCCGAGCCCCCCGCCAAGAGCCAGATCCCGCCCCCGCGCACACGCATCCCCGTCTCCAAGGTGCCCGTGCGCCGCGCCCCCGGCAACGCCAACAAGAACGCCAGCGCCGCCCGCAACAGGAAGTAGAGAGACCGGACGCAACCTGGACGCCACTTGGAAAAGGAAGTAGAGAGGACTGGACAACTGGACTCCACCTGGATGCTACTCTACACGGACACGCTGCCCCAACAGCATGGACAttacagacacaccaccaagcGCTGCAGGACATTACAGACGCACCACCGAGAGCTCCTGGACATTACAGACGCACCACCGAGAGCTCCTGGACATTACAGACGCACCAACCAGCGCTGCAGGACATTACAGATGTAGTATAATATTCAATATGTAACATATTACTTCTTACTGATTTGAAATGTTTGGTTTTAgtcttttgtgttgttttccttATCATATCCGTACGTTCTCTTTTTCTACGAATCGTTTTCTTCCTGCACTGAAAAACAAGCCTCTTAAATGCACTGCAATGAGCAACAGCCTCATTTGGATACGACCCTCCGGACAGACTCAACCTTAACCAGCAACAACTGGAGTCCCTGgctcagcttcacacacacacacacacacacacacacacacacacacacacgcacacacacacacacacacacacacacacactcacgtatactcactctcacagacacacacacacatatattcactcacacacacattgatactcacacacacacatgtatgtgatCCAGGGAAATGCAGCTGCAGATTGTGTCGCAGTGGGATTTACAATgggaaaagaaacacacacacacacacaagcagaaagAGGCAGGACGCCTGCACCAGGCCTGGGACTGTGGAGCTGAGCGCTGAGCACTGAGCACtgagcactgctgctgctctcctgcTGCTCTGCCTACACGGCGTGAAGTGTTTCAGCGCGCGCTGGATCAGGGAACACGAGCGCCGCTGGACACTCTCTTTCGTAACAGCACTCGCAACGCCAACTTCCTACCAATACAGTCAAGCAAGCTTCCTTTTTTTACTGAATGCTTCTCACCgcttttcttcctctttgtaTGGGATATGCACTGTCTCTGGACTACctttggatacacacacacacacacacacacacacacacacacatgtctctgGACTACCTTTGGATACAGGGATGTCATGACCTCTTGTTTCTGCCTGTGGAAACCTCTCCCCTGTGAGATTGGGTCCAGCAGGACTCAGCAGCAGGACtttacccctcacacacacacacgctccgtaACACCGGGAGATCTCAGAATGTAGCATGTCACCTCGAAACCCCATTCTGTTCATGTGGGGCacgtttgaatgtgtgtgtgagtttgtgtgtatgtgtgagtgcatgtgtgggcacgtgtgtgtctgtgtgtgtgtgtgtgtgtgtgtgtgagtgtgagtgtgtgagttaagCATCTTCCACCTGCAGCCGTTGTGGGTAAGATCAGCCCGTGTCTCTCTGTTTGCCTCAGGTGCAGCAGGTTGAGCCCATAGGCTGAGACGTGTCACTGTTAGAATGCTACCTGACCTGTTTTCTTCTGTTTACCTGTTTCTTCAGAACTTCTGTTGTCCTTACTTGCCATTTATAGTCTTATTTGTGACGTATTTTTTCACGTGAGAGGGAGGGCAGACAGCCCTGTTATTATCTCTTCTCTTGTTATGGTCtgtaacgcccccccccccccccctctctctctgcccctgacATACTGAATAAAGCATTGTGTGTGCTGAGGACCAGGCTCCAGACTTGTGCATGCCAGACGGccagcgagagagcgagaaagtgtccatttcacacacacacacacacacacacacacacacacaccccatgcagGTGAGGCTGAGTGGGTTGTGAGTGCTGTGGGGGTTGGAGGGTTGTGGAGGGCAGGTGGCTCATCTGTCGGCCCCAGAAAGATGACCCTCCTCTGGGGCTCCCCTGCAGCCCTCGCCCCTCTCAGCTCCACACTCCtctggaagagatggagagagagagggagagagagagggagagagagatggagagagagagggagagagagatggagagagagggagggagagagatggagagagggatggagagagagagggagggagagagggagaacaacaGAGCCAAACAGGCTAGAGGGAGGGGAaggcattgttgttgttgttgttaatggcGAGGTGTtttttatgtgcttgtgtgtgtgtgtgtgtgtgtgtgtgtgtgtgcgtgtgtgtgtgtgtgtgtgcgtgcgtgcgtgcgtgcgtgcgtgcgtgcgtgcgtgcgtgcgtgcgtgtgtgtgcgtgtgtgtggtgagcagcGCTGCTCCTGGACATAGTGGACGGagatgacggagagagagagagagagagagagagagagagagagagagagaggtgttaagTGTGGGTTTACTGGCGGGCTAaaagcccctctcctctcctcatgccGCTGGGGGTCGTATTGACGTGGAGGCAGCCGTGAAGTACTCCACCAGGCCAGCGCTGaatacagatgagatgagatggcctctcacacagcacaggagagcagaggagaggaggggagaggagaggagaggagaggaggggagaggaggggagaggagaggagaggagaggagaggagaggagaggagagcagaggagaggagaggagaggagaggagaggagaggagaggagaggagaggagaggaggggaggggagagcagaggaggagaggagaggagaggaggagaggagaggagaggaggagaggagaggagaggagaggagaggagaggagaggagaggagaggagaggagagcagagcagaggagaggagaggagaggagagcagaggagaggagaggagagcagaggagaggagaggagaggagagcagaggagaggagaggagagcagaggagaggagaggagagcagaggagaggagaggagaggagaggagaggagagcagagcagaggagaggagagcagaggagaggagaggagaggagaggagaggagagcagaggagaggagaggagaagagaggaggagaggagagcagaggagaggagagaagaggagagcagaggagaggagaggagaggagaggagagcagaggagaggagaggagagcagaggagaggagaggagaggagaagagaggagaggagaggagaggagaggagaggagctcttATTTACGTgggaggaaaggggagagagagacagatgtgtgtgtgtgtgtgtgtgtgtcgtaggtgtgtgagtgtgtggagggtggggggtgagaaTGGTGCAGTGTGAATCCCCAACGTTTAATGGTGCAGTGAGCACACTTACCCCTCATcattccccccttctctctctctctttcctcccctctctctcattccccccttctctctctctctttcgtcccCCATCTCTCACCTCATTTCTCTcattcccccttctctctctctccctctccctctctctctctctcttcccgtgtgtgtgtgcagtgaggagaggagaggggaggcctTATGTAAATGTCTTATATAACACCCTAACACTCATCAATGGCGGCGCACCATCGACCGGTGCCgtacaccatgtgtgtgtgtgtgtgtgtgtgtgtgtgtgtgtgctcaatgtAGGTATTAGGTCAGCCTGTGTGTGAACGGTGTGTTTGAGGTCAGGGACTGCAGGCCATTGGTTGACTCTATTGGCGTAGGGATGAGTGTCCTGGTAGGATATCAACTGTTGACGAGGACAACAGAACGCATATTCACCaggggattggtgtgtgtgagacgagATGAGCATTATGCCAGCGTGTGTGCAGTAAGTCTGTGTTGTTGATATAGTGCTGCATTAtggctgagctgtgtgtgtgtgtgtgtgtgtgtgtgtgtgtgtgtgtacatacacgtATGACTAATGGTTGGGTGCCCCAGTTTCTCTAAAGCTTGGTGACGGATGTGCTCAGAGAGAATTTGGCGACTGccactgcagctgtgtgttagtgtgtgatagTCATTTAGACTAATAGACGTCACAGAGCAGACTGCagctgtgtgttcgtgtgtgatAGTCATTTAGACTAATAGACATCACAGAGCAGACTGcagctgtgtgttagtgtgtgatagTCATTTAGACTAATAGACGTCACAGAGCAGACTGcagctgtgtgttagtgtgtgatagTCATTTAGACTAATAGACGTCACAGAGCAGACTGcagctgtgtgttagtgtgtgatagTCATTTAGACTAATAGACGTCACAGAGCAGACTGcagctgtgtgttagtgtgtgatagTCATTTAGACTAATAGACGTCACAGAGCAGACTGCagctgtgtgttcgtgtgtgatAGTCATTTAGACTAATAGACGTCACAGAGCAGACTGcagctgtgtgttagtgtgtgatagTCATTTAGACTAATAGACGTCACAGAGCAGACTGcagctgtgtgttagtgtgtgatagTCATTTAGACTAATAGACGTCACAGAGCAGACTGcagctgtgtgttagtgtgtgatagTCATTTAGACTAATAGACATCACAGAGCAGACTGcagctgtgtgttagtgtgtgatagTCATTTAGACTAATAGACGTCACAGAGCAGACTGcagctgtgtgttagtgtgtgatagTCATTTAGACTAATAGACGTCACAGAGCTCCTCGTCACGGAAGAGTTGTTTCACAGATCTGAGAcctgcacatgtatgtgtgtgtgtgtgtgatgtttaagCAGAGGTGTTACTGTTCTGgtgtgagaagagaagagaagagaagagaagagaagagatgaggaggaagaactcaaaccgagagagagagacagagagagagagagagagagagagagagagagagagtgttgtgtAAAACTATAACATGGAGGGGTGATGGCAATGCCACCTGAGAGCGTTcgctgtgttgctgtgtgtgtgtgtgtgtgtgtgtgtgtgtgtgtgtgtgtgtgtgtgtgtgcatatggagtgtgtgtttcctgcGTCTGCTGTGTGCCATGTGGGCACTCTTGGGCCGTGTGCCAGTGCCAGGGAGCTGGGTGAGGTGGCGCAGCTTAAGTGGCTCTGGGAAACATACGGGCACAGCCACCCATACGGGCACTGCCACCCATACGGGCACTGCCACCCATACACCCATACGGACACTGCCACCCATACGCACATACGGGCACTGCCATCCATACGGGCACAGCCATCCATACGGGCACAGCCATCCATACGGGCACTGCCACCCATACGGACATACGGGCACTGCCACCCATACGGGCACTGCCACCCATACGGGCACAGCCATAGAGCTCCCACATCACTGGGCTCCAACTACTGTTCCCACATCAGCGGGCTTTACATATTAGACAACAAGTATCACATGGCACGGATACGGTTACGGTTACCTCTATCTCTCAAACATTTGTgtgtacagaaacacacactctcactctctctgtctctctctctccctctctccctccttccctctctctctctctctcacacacgcacacacacacacacacacacacgcacacacacacacacacacacacacacacacacacacacacctgatgatcAGTGGGAGCATGTGTATGGCCTGgggtgagtgtagtgtgtgaacCTGTGTTGTGCTGGGAGGGTGCAGACTTGGAGGCTACGCCGGGTGGAACTGAATTCAATTTGCTTCcagggggagaaaggagagtAGATACAGAAGAGTGCATTTACacaaatgagagggagagggagatggacagacagagagagagagagggaaagagagaaatagacagacagagagagagagaggggagggagggagagagataaatggacagacacagagagagagagaaaggagctcTGTTTTGGCTGTGACAGGGAGGACTTCAGCTAAACTCCAAATGTCAACTGATTCTTGATGAAACATTGATGTCAATGAGGAGCCTGTGGGCCTCAAACactaagctctctctctgtctttctctctctctgtctctctgtctctctgtctgtgtgcgtagtTGTAGTATTCATATGCAATTCAAGCTCTTATTCATAAATGCATTATGTAGTGGAGAACAAAGactacacacagatgcattgtTAGGAAGCTGGAATGTCAacaatctctctccttctctctccgtaTTTCACTTGACCGTCTCCTTGTTTTTCTCCGGGAGACAAATCAACAGAGCAAACTCTCACTCTGCGCCAAAACACTATGTCACTCCACATTTCGCAAAAGACAGGAAAGACAATCAAAAATGGCAGAACAGCGGACATGGGGGAAAATCCCCTAAATTTGGCACTTAAAGCCCTGGCtctttgtccatctctctctctctctctctctctctctctctctctctctctctctctctctctctctctcttttttgctttCTCATGCACAGCTTCCTCCTGCCTGCCCTTCACACAACTCTgcacagaggaaaagagagagggagagagagagagatggagtggagggaagagagagaaagggagagagagagagagaatggagagagagaaagagagagaatagagtagagagtgatggagagggagagagtggagagagagagatggagagagaggtggagagaaagatggagagagagatgcagagagagagagagatggacagagagagaaagagtggagagagagatggagagctgcagctgaatgGTGGTGCGGAGGCTTCCGGTACTTTGGGTCTCGGAGCTCTTAGTGAGAAACTCATTCAGacacattgtgctgtttatatGGCCACCTACACGTACACCAGTGAGTTTATGATAGGAAATGGCCATTCACAATCTCaattggcaacacacacacacacacacacacacacacacacacacacacacacgcctgtctcACCAAGGAAGTCTCCATAGCAACCTCAGTAGGTCATCCaatgggaggtggaggtggggctgTTTGGGGGggttacttgtgtgtgtgtatgtgagtgtgtgtgtgtgtgtgtgtgtgtgtgtatgagagaggggggggcagaaagAGAGGTGTATGAGGTGAAAGGAGTTGACAATATGGGGTGCTGACTGGAATGAGGTTGATgccattacagacacacacacacacacacacacacacacacacacacacacacacacacacagttagcacTTACGAACACCAGCAGCAGGTTAGTAGTAGCAGTCAGAGAGTGTTCTCACGTTCCACTCAGACACACCCCACTACCTTTACTGCAGCCTCCTGGGACCCCCTCACGTGATCACATGACCAcatgaacaccacacacacacacacacacactcacacaattccCCTCGTCACGCAACATACAgccaccaccactacacacacacacacacacacacaccccattcccCTCATGTCACGCAACATACGGCCGCTCCTCCCAAAGTCACCTTGGCAATTCAGTGTGTTAGTACGGGCCCAGAACCATGAGATGAGGTCACTTCCTGGCCCCTGGAACCAGGTCAGTCTTCTCTCACAGAttgtcggacacacacacatacacacacacacacacacacacacacacacacacacacacacacatacaagtgcacacacactctctttggcCCACGCAGGCACTGTGAGAGACTGCTGTATAATGGTGGGGGTGCTCTCATCCATATTGCATGGCCATCCCGTGTCTCAGCTTAAGTCCATAATTCATTTTGCGTGAGTGCTGGAACAAGGTTCTGCATCTTTAAAACACGGCAGGGGACTCTGCTGTTTGGACTCCTACTCTGCAAAGTCTGTGTCTTGCTGTGTCTCCTGAATAAAAGAGTGTAGAGAAGGCCTCCCTACACTCTGCAGGAGAGACTGCCATCTAGCACCTCAAAGCTTCCCTCAAACTTGATCTTTATGAAAGTAACAATACAAAAACAACTTTGATTACATTTGTGTTGGATCATAAAGAACCTTTTTTAGCCCTGAGCTACCTTGTTCCGGGTCCTACAAAAGGGAACAGTTCTTTGTAGAATGCTCTAAAAGGGGGGATCAAACCAAAGATTTGTGACGAGACAAGctgcaacgttctaaaaccttggaACTGCGACTAGACATGATGAATGCTTTGCGATGGCTTGCAACAGCTGG
This is a stretch of genomic DNA from Sardina pilchardus chromosome 19, fSarPil1.1, whole genome shotgun sequence. It encodes these proteins:
- the amer2 gene encoding APC membrane recruitment protein 2, with protein sequence MEVLTESSKPPPVEPQSSGKINKAAFKLFGKRRSGAGMASIFSVRNKGEGHGGGGVKALVRSKTHDGITGDATSTSPACDGPEGTPGRPAESASSEQLQSSATTAPGPPRSSLSKSLSFFSLLRRGSVRAGDGVGTAGTAGSVGGGRRSRGGLRGFFSSLRWRRKERPSQEEAAAAAPAAREEAQEEEEEAHAGDVVLTAAPAESVEVVTENVTLTLDSDSDRPPLTTEDGGSGSGSAAVHCGKAEAVTQGTHAESGRESSPLPHAGFDQRSPDVSPLRVSISRARDGGGGRLGSPARLASDSCLTPPLDRSLADPPSEPSVDRLCSMFNDVTSLKSFDSLTGCGDIIADVEDEPGNGNGNGNGNGGSGTSSGTASSGTTSSNGGGGGGRRASERERGSPTKPATLTSQLPAAVSATPVPVSTFLPAHQRARAAANAAANAASTGASGAGPKKPSGGKPAGQGSGVVAYMGGGEEMASPEGVDDADMQGLWHMLPQKGDDDSPDLSSHRAPVTSSTRADKQRPPPVKGLGLSKIPVCGSGRPAKQPPTRPSPPPTDKEPVDAAPSDEGYWDSPTPVAEDEDAGFLRRELRLPRESCSGDALYDLYDPDSPGAAGSDEDDLSSPSPSTGDVNLSPQSQSQSQSQSQAPSSSSSSFLSMKGSTSLPRDSKIPVSVRHTPPPHSSSQGELSAAVSPTSPTSPTSPMSPAEPPAKSQIPPPRTRIPVSKVPVRRAPGNANKNASAARNRK